One Bufo gargarizans isolate SCDJY-AF-19 chromosome 4, ASM1485885v1, whole genome shotgun sequence DNA window includes the following coding sequences:
- the LOC122936082 gene encoding E3 ubiquitin-protein ligase RNF152-like, whose translation MRTSMEGHQASDSDLTPSYEEYECKICYNYYDLDRRAPKLLECLHTFCQECLSTLHRREDRPWRLSCPICRHRTVVPDSRVEALPVNTKVAEAFPMYVRQDDPFPQDILPPITYHYHHHHPMQRELQFHHGTAGGAVLHAAAEYRYALQPGQEAAAAATRGRGSLSALNQPQPATAPSATRGYERCQSCKRAVLTAGCVCVVFSFIAMVVLLFAGLVFVNRYSGAPAPSPAGPICLSVASVLALFSVVVTWVICWLKYRPDPIDGSRGASSRRDA comes from the coding sequence ATGAGGACAAGCATGGAGGGACACCAGGCCAGTGACTCGGACCTCACCCCTTCCTATGAGGAGTACGAGTGTAAGATCTGCTACAACTACTACGACCTGGACAGGAGGGCCCCCAAGCTCCTGGAGTGTCTGCACACCTTCTGCCAGGAGTGCCTGAGCACGCTGCACCGCCGGGAAGACCGCCCCTGGCGCCTCTCCTGCCCAATATGCCGGCACCGGACCGTAGTCCCGGACTCCCGGGTAGAAGCCTTGCCCGTGAACACCAAGGTGGCCGAGGCCTTCCCCATGTACGTGCGGCAGGACGACCCCTTCCCCCAGGACATCCTCCCCCCCATCACCTAtcactaccaccaccatcatcCTATGCAGCGAGAGCTGCAGTTCCACCACGGCACGGCAGGTGGCGCTGTGTTACATGCAGCCGCCGAATATCGCTACGCGTTACAGCCGGGGCAGGAGGCGGCCGCTGCGGCTACTCGAGGCCGGGGATCCCTTTCGGCCTTAAACCAGCCGCAGCCAGCGACTGCTCCCTCGGCTACTAGAGGTTATGAGAGATGCCAGAGCTGCAAAAGGGCCGTGCTGACGGCGGGCTGCGTGtgtgtggtgttttcctttatAGCCATGGTGGTTCTATTGTTTGCAGGCCTGGTGTTTGTGAACAGATACAGCGGGGCCCCTGCTCCTTCCCCGGCGGGGCCCATATGCCTGTCAGTGGCCAGTGTGCTAGCCCTCTTCTCAGTGGTGGTCACTTGGGTGATCTGTTGGCTGAAGTACAGGCCAGACCCCATAGATGGGAGCAGGGGGGCGTCGAGCCGGAGAGACGCCTAA